One window of the Neorhodopirellula lusitana genome contains the following:
- a CDS encoding thioredoxin family protein — protein MRGIRQRPNWNRMQPSRPRNWQPSARAVTMETLEHELSGNHLSVVHFWATWNNVDKAMDAVLAAVRAEFDQEITFLCMDTDRREFWDFIRACRVLNLPALGFFRGCSHIDTLVGLQERDVLTRKFRDWIDQQEKHGEPDDAPESLSWIYRGG, from the coding sequence ATGCGGGGCATTCGCCAACGACCTAACTGGAATCGAATGCAACCGTCGCGTCCAAGAAATTGGCAACCCTCAGCACGAGCTGTGACAATGGAGACACTCGAGCATGAGTTGTCCGGGAATCATTTGTCTGTAGTGCATTTTTGGGCGACGTGGAATAACGTTGACAAAGCGATGGACGCCGTTCTTGCCGCAGTCAGGGCGGAGTTTGATCAAGAGATCACTTTTTTGTGCATGGATACCGATCGTAGAGAATTTTGGGACTTCATTCGAGCGTGTCGCGTTCTAAACCTTCCGGCACTTGGGTTCTTTCGTGGCTGTTCGCACATCGACACGCTAGTCGGATTGCAGGAGCGTGACGTTCTAACCCGAAAGTTCCGAGATTGGATCGACCAACAAGAAAAGCACGGCGAACCAGACGATGCACCTGAGTCACTGAGTTGGATCTACAGGGGTGGTTAG
- a CDS encoding alpha-L-fucosidase produces the protein MSMKRHISLFAVLLAITSTTAVAQEIAKPSAKQIRFADWEVGAFFHYTLNPFTDQEHGDGQEPPSKFNPTELDVEQWILTAKSMGARYAVLTARHEGGFCLWPSKTTDYTIANSPFRNGNGDLVREFVNACRKHGLGVGLYHTAGFDANAAIGKYEGDMELPLQWSTTWGKAVSEAFRKDPTLRERFKIKQVEQMRELLTWYGPIDFMWSDHWDATDPNGVWRAVTNLARELQPELVFMGPDTWVPGNETGHVVYPMWNAVDTVDGTENSRPAAGTGDQTTQNSYGLLEGDVRKGDPLGKYWRVRECTTHMAFHYGGWFWHPDHVKKTYPRQTWEHLDLYYRTVGLGANTIINLPPDTRGLIPDNLAAAAKKLGDEIRNRFSQPIATTNAVQTGDVVELNWDQPQQINTVVTMENIEGGQKIAKYTLEAFVDGHWETLEPRNRLVAQKPYNGNPGYETIGHKKIDRVKPVTTNRVRLRCLQSITKPIEIRSLAVFDCEPITRTYEASYPYLSGIDTLFDEAHGNMKRDLDYRGGLLELGGTKYEHGILLCPVGLTKIGIAEFDMTRIPKAKGMTATIGIEDMTASHGSCKFIVEGKVDQKWQELYHSPLLRGGSTPIEMAVKFPKGMEQLRLKTTDGGDNANSDHALWADAKFTQ, from the coding sequence ATGAGTATGAAACGACATATCAGCCTGTTCGCTGTATTGCTGGCCATCACTTCAACCACTGCAGTTGCTCAGGAAATCGCCAAACCGTCAGCCAAGCAGATTCGCTTTGCGGACTGGGAAGTTGGCGCGTTCTTTCACTACACGCTCAACCCCTTCACGGATCAAGAACACGGCGATGGGCAGGAACCTCCATCAAAGTTCAATCCAACAGAGTTGGACGTCGAGCAGTGGATCTTAACGGCGAAGAGCATGGGTGCTCGGTACGCGGTGTTGACGGCACGTCATGAAGGCGGATTCTGCCTGTGGCCCTCCAAAACGACCGATTACACGATTGCCAATAGCCCTTTCCGAAACGGCAACGGGGACCTGGTTCGTGAATTTGTTAATGCGTGCCGAAAGCATGGTTTAGGCGTAGGCCTCTACCACACCGCTGGCTTCGACGCGAACGCCGCGATCGGAAAGTATGAAGGCGATATGGAGCTACCGCTTCAGTGGAGCACGACTTGGGGCAAGGCGGTTTCCGAAGCCTTCCGAAAAGATCCTACCCTGCGAGAACGCTTTAAGATAAAGCAAGTTGAACAAATGCGAGAGTTGCTCACGTGGTATGGCCCCATCGATTTCATGTGGTCAGATCACTGGGACGCCACCGACCCCAACGGCGTTTGGAGGGCGGTCACTAACTTGGCGCGAGAGCTACAACCTGAACTCGTATTCATGGGGCCTGATACCTGGGTGCCGGGCAACGAAACAGGCCACGTGGTTTACCCCATGTGGAACGCAGTCGACACCGTCGACGGCACAGAGAACTCTCGGCCCGCCGCCGGGACTGGTGACCAGACAACCCAAAACAGTTACGGGCTGCTTGAAGGTGACGTCCGCAAGGGAGATCCGCTTGGAAAGTATTGGCGAGTTCGTGAATGCACCACGCACATGGCGTTCCACTACGGTGGCTGGTTTTGGCATCCGGATCATGTCAAGAAAACCTATCCACGCCAAACCTGGGAGCATTTAGATCTGTACTATCGCACCGTTGGCCTTGGCGCGAACACGATCATCAATTTGCCGCCGGATACTCGTGGGTTGATTCCCGACAATCTTGCTGCTGCTGCCAAGAAACTTGGCGACGAAATCCGCAATCGATTTTCTCAGCCAATTGCAACAACCAACGCAGTGCAAACCGGCGACGTTGTTGAACTGAATTGGGATCAGCCCCAACAGATCAATACCGTTGTCACGATGGAAAACATCGAAGGCGGTCAGAAGATCGCAAAGTACACACTCGAAGCATTCGTCGACGGCCATTGGGAAACGCTCGAACCCCGCAACCGCTTGGTCGCGCAGAAACCTTACAACGGCAATCCTGGCTACGAAACGATCGGGCACAAGAAGATTGACCGAGTCAAGCCAGTCACAACCAACCGCGTTCGGCTCCGCTGTCTCCAGTCGATCACGAAGCCAATTGAGATTCGCAGCCTTGCGGTGTTCGATTGTGAACCAATCACCCGCACTTATGAAGCTTCCTATCCCTACCTAAGCGGGATCGACACCTTGTTTGATGAAGCTCATGGCAACATGAAACGCGACCTCGATTATCGAGGCGGGCTGCTCGAACTTGGCGGAACAAAGTATGAACATGGCATTCTGCTTTGCCCCGTCGGTCTGACTAAAATAGGCATTGCCGAGTTTGACATGACTCGGATTCCGAAAGCGAAAGGGATGACCGCGACCATTGGCATCGAAGACATGACCGCTAGCCATGGATCGTGCAAGTTCATTGTCGAAGGCAAGGTCGATCAAAAATGGCAGGAACTCTATCACAGCCCATTGCTAAGAGGCGGTTCCACGCCCATTGAAATGGCCGTCAAGTTTCCGAAAGGAATGGAGCAACTGCGATTGAAAACCACTGACGGCGGCGACAACGCCAATTCCGATCATGCCCTCTGGGCGGACGCGAAATTTACTCAGTAG
- a CDS encoding MotA/TolQ/ExbB proton channel family protein, with the protein MENKPSPYAPPLNSHSGHGNNVKAMRKLKRIFGVLAVACIVVAPMGTVFGMVRAFYALSTAASTPAPDELARSIRYSLFVTLVLLPVALISLAGWVVCWFRIRRVLRSSIRPVS; encoded by the coding sequence ATGGAAAATAAGCCTTCGCCTTACGCCCCTCCGCTAAATAGCCACTCCGGGCATGGCAATAATGTGAAAGCGATGCGGAAGCTCAAGCGGATTTTCGGTGTTCTTGCGGTTGCGTGCATTGTTGTCGCACCGATGGGGACCGTGTTTGGGATGGTTCGGGCCTTTTACGCTCTTTCGACTGCTGCTAGCACGCCAGCACCCGACGAATTGGCACGGAGTATCCGATATTCATTGTTCGTTACTTTGGTGCTGTTGCCGGTTGCACTGATTTCCCTAGCCGGCTGGGTCGTTTGCTGGTTTCGGATTCGTCGCGTCTTGCGATCTTCGATTCGACCGGTTTCTTAA
- a CDS encoding alkaline phosphatase PhoX, protein MTDRNRRQFLSDNFSALGSFGVTAALAGLGQNVVQAGRMKTTSVLRPTADETTGMELLRLPEGFRYRTFGWTGDIMSDGTPTPRAHDGMGVIAGEGDVLTICRNHEISNDGRAIAFQAGKAYDRRAQAGCTELRFDSAKGEWLDSRVVFSGTSRNCAGGVTPWGTWLTAEETVLGPLDADHYKDDKVRTFEKTHGWVFEVGHTDSNGDPVPLKDMGRFVHEAVAVDRNSGIVYLTEDRSTSGFYRFLPNTPEKLADGGRLEMAEIVGQSDLRGGFQDGVEFDVRWHVIDDPTLAHSPESLQKVSKEGEVGDELGVFKQGQAKGGSTFSRLEGCWFGNGVVYFDATSGGAAKAGQIWQFDPEKQTLKLLFESPSKPVLNMPDNLCVSPQGGLVLCEDNDYGANEFPQRAFTLSQDGKLKLLAENNVQLHGERNGFQGDFRTKEWAGATFSPDGRWLFINLQSPGITCAITGPWKDAFA, encoded by the coding sequence ATGACCGATCGCAATCGACGACAGTTTCTCAGTGACAATTTTTCCGCTTTGGGATCGTTTGGCGTCACCGCGGCGTTGGCTGGATTGGGCCAAAACGTGGTCCAGGCTGGGCGAATGAAGACCACTTCGGTGTTGCGACCGACGGCGGATGAAACGACTGGAATGGAACTGTTGCGATTGCCGGAAGGGTTTCGATATCGGACCTTCGGTTGGACGGGGGACATCATGAGTGATGGGACCCCAACTCCGCGCGCTCACGACGGTATGGGCGTGATCGCCGGCGAAGGAGATGTGCTGACCATCTGTCGAAACCACGAGATCAGCAACGACGGGCGGGCAATCGCTTTTCAAGCCGGGAAGGCCTACGATCGTCGAGCCCAAGCTGGTTGCACGGAGTTGCGATTCGACAGTGCAAAAGGCGAATGGTTAGACAGTCGCGTGGTGTTCTCGGGGACCAGTCGCAATTGTGCTGGCGGGGTCACGCCGTGGGGAACGTGGTTGACCGCGGAAGAAACGGTCCTGGGACCGTTGGACGCCGATCACTACAAAGACGACAAAGTTCGCACCTTTGAAAAGACGCACGGTTGGGTTTTCGAAGTCGGGCACACGGACTCAAACGGCGATCCCGTTCCATTGAAAGATATGGGACGTTTTGTCCATGAAGCGGTCGCCGTCGATCGGAACAGCGGCATCGTCTACCTCACCGAAGATCGTTCGACATCGGGCTTCTATCGGTTCTTGCCCAATACACCTGAAAAGTTGGCGGACGGCGGGCGTTTGGAAATGGCAGAAATCGTGGGGCAATCTGATCTGCGCGGAGGTTTCCAGGATGGCGTCGAGTTCGATGTGCGTTGGCACGTGATCGACGACCCCACGCTAGCGCATAGCCCAGAGTCGCTGCAGAAGGTTTCCAAAGAAGGTGAAGTCGGCGATGAGCTGGGGGTATTCAAGCAAGGGCAAGCCAAAGGTGGATCGACGTTCTCAAGGTTGGAAGGATGCTGGTTCGGCAACGGCGTGGTTTACTTCGATGCGACCAGCGGCGGTGCTGCGAAAGCCGGTCAGATTTGGCAATTCGATCCTGAAAAGCAAACGCTGAAGTTGCTGTTTGAATCTCCGAGCAAGCCGGTTTTGAATATGCCCGACAACCTGTGTGTCAGCCCTCAAGGTGGTTTGGTGCTGTGCGAAGACAATGACTATGGTGCCAATGAGTTCCCGCAGCGGGCGTTCACATTGTCGCAAGATGGCAAGTTGAAGTTGTTGGCGGAAAACAACGTGCAACTCCACGGAGAAAGGAACGGCTTCCAGGGCGACTTCCGAACTAAAGAGTGGGCCGGAGCAACCTTCAGTCCCGATGGAAGATGGTTGTTCATCAACCTGCAGTCGCCCGGTATCACGTGCGCGATCACGGGTCCTTGGAAAGACGCGTTCGCTTAG